The proteins below come from a single Coleofasciculus chthonoplastes PCC 7420 genomic window:
- the lpxC gene encoding UDP-3-O-acyl-N-acetylglucosamine deacetylase — protein sequence MTNYTLGAAFERSGIGLHSGITTTVRVLPAAAGMGRYFVRVDLPGKPMIPARVEAVSTTMLSTQLRAGKGETSADSEVTVRTVEHLLAALAGSGVDDACIEIDGPEVPLLDGSALAWIKAIQEVGMVESERPQHSSHLSFLASPIVIEEPIWICQDDAFVAALPAPITRFTYGIDFENPAIGNQWHSWTPEQEHFADAIAPARTFGLANQVDQLRDRGLIKGGSLENALVCGDHGWLNPPLRFSNEPVRHKLLDLVGDLSLLGKFPVAHVLAYKASHTLHIQLARLLAQQIGAGDVSRQSSAVIGN from the coding sequence ATGACAAACTACACTTTGGGTGCTGCTTTTGAACGATCAGGGATTGGATTGCACAGTGGGATTACTACCACGGTTCGCGTCTTGCCTGCTGCGGCTGGGATGGGACGTTATTTTGTCCGAGTTGACTTGCCAGGAAAACCGATGATTCCAGCGCGAGTGGAGGCTGTCTCTACTACGATGCTTTCGACTCAGTTGAGGGCGGGAAAGGGTGAGACTTCTGCCGACTCCGAGGTGACGGTGAGAACCGTCGAACACCTCCTTGCTGCTCTCGCTGGGAGTGGAGTGGACGATGCTTGTATTGAAATTGACGGACCCGAAGTTCCCCTGCTGGATGGTTCAGCATTGGCTTGGATCAAAGCGATTCAGGAGGTGGGGATGGTTGAGAGTGAACGCCCACAACACTCGTCTCATCTCTCTTTCCTGGCTTCCCCGATTGTTATTGAGGAACCCATCTGGATTTGTCAAGACGATGCCTTTGTCGCCGCCTTACCTGCACCGATAACTCGATTTACATACGGGATTGATTTTGAGAACCCAGCCATTGGCAATCAATGGCATAGCTGGACACCGGAACAGGAGCATTTTGCTGACGCGATCGCACCAGCGCGAACCTTTGGTTTAGCCAACCAAGTTGACCAACTCCGCGATCGCGGTTTAATTAAAGGCGGTAGCTTGGAGAATGCCTTAGTTTGCGGCGATCACGGCTGGTTGAATCCGCCCTTGCGATTTTCAAATGAGCCAGTGCGTCATAAACTTTTAGATTTAGTAGGGGATTTGAGTTTATTGGGGAAATTTCCTGTCGCTCACGTCCTCGCCTACAAAGCCAGTCACACTCTGCATATTCAATTAGCGAGATTACTGGCTCAACAAATCGGCGCTGGGGATGTCAGTCGTCAATCATCAGCCGTCATTGGCAATTGA
- the fabZ gene encoding 3-hydroxyacyl-ACP dehydratase FabZ, translating to MSTLIDVNTHDDSTDNANPNQSESSTKTVFTVEDIHKLLPHRYPFALVDRIIEYVPGKLAVGLKNVTFNEPYFQGHFPGRPMMPGVMIVEAMAQVGGIVLKQMADVDDALFVFAGIDKVRFRRPVVPGDQLILTTELISVKRRRFGKMQARAVVDDQRVAEGELMFSLVE from the coding sequence ATGTCTACCTTGATTGACGTTAACACTCACGATGATTCCACTGACAATGCCAACCCTAATCAGTCTGAATCATCCACGAAAACAGTTTTTACGGTTGAAGACATTCATAAACTCCTACCCCATCGCTATCCTTTTGCCTTAGTTGACCGCATTATTGAATATGTGCCGGGAAAACTAGCGGTTGGGCTCAAGAATGTCACGTTTAATGAACCCTATTTCCAAGGGCATTTTCCGGGACGCCCGATGATGCCGGGGGTGATGATTGTCGAAGCGATGGCTCAAGTTGGTGGCATTGTTTTAAAACAAATGGCTGATGTAGATGATGCCTTATTTGTGTTTGCCGGAATTGATAAAGTTCGCTTTCGTCGTCCTGTCGTACCGGGTGATCAACTGATCCTGACAACGGAACTCATATCGGTTAAACGCCGTCGTTTTGGAAAGATGCAAGCTCGTGCAGTCGTTGACGATCAGCGAGTTGCTGAAGGGGAATTGATGTTTTCTCTAGTTGAATAG
- the lpxA gene encoding acyl-ACP--UDP-N-acetylglucosamine O-acyltransferase yields the protein MATTLIHPTAVIHPGAQLHPTVQIGAYAVIGDNVKVGSQTKIGAHVVLEGPTEIGERNQIFPGAAIGLEPQDLKYDGAPSWVRIGDDNRIREYVTINRATGAGEATVIGNNNLLMAYVHVAHNCLLENSVIIANGVALAGHVHIESKATIGGVLGIHQFVHIGRLAMVGGMSRIDRDVPPYMLVEGNPARVRSLNLVGLKRAGINGESLGDLKKAFQTLYRSDYTFNQAVEQLHLISEHEQVQHLRLFLERSQLPGRRGSIPGRRFHHSQDTEKC from the coding sequence ATGGCAACAACATTAATTCATCCGACTGCTGTAATCCACCCTGGCGCCCAACTCCATCCGACAGTTCAAATTGGTGCTTATGCAGTCATTGGCGATAATGTAAAAGTGGGTTCACAGACGAAGATTGGGGCGCACGTAGTTCTCGAAGGACCGACGGAAATTGGTGAGAGAAACCAAATATTTCCTGGGGCAGCGATTGGCTTAGAACCGCAAGACTTAAAATATGATGGGGCACCAAGTTGGGTCAGAATTGGTGATGATAATCGGATTCGGGAATATGTCACGATTAACCGAGCAACGGGTGCGGGAGAAGCGACAGTTATTGGCAATAATAATCTGTTGATGGCTTATGTTCACGTTGCTCACAATTGCCTGTTAGAAAACTCAGTGATTATCGCCAATGGAGTCGCCTTAGCCGGACATGTTCATATTGAATCAAAAGCAACCATTGGTGGCGTTTTAGGCATTCATCAATTTGTCCACATTGGGCGTCTAGCCATGGTGGGGGGAATGAGTCGCATTGATCGAGATGTACCCCCTTATATGTTAGTAGAAGGCAATCCTGCACGAGTGCGATCGCTCAATTTAGTGGGTCTCAAAAGAGCGGGAATCAACGGCGAGTCCCTAGGAGACTTAAAAAAGGCATTTCAGACACTCTATCGCTCTGATTACACCTTCAATCAAGCCGTAGAACAACTCCATCTAATCTCTGAGCATGAACAGGTACAGCACCTACGCCTATTCTTAGAGCGATCGCAATTACCTGGGCGGCGTGGTTCGATTCCAGGGCGTCGTTTTCATCATAGTCAAGACACGGAGAAGTGTTGA
- the lpxB gene encoding lipid-A-disaccharide synthase: MTKKTIFISTGEVSGDLQGAMLIDALKKQATKQGIELTIVALGGEKMARAGATLLGNTTDIGSVGLLESLPFVLPTLTIQRRAKQYLQNNPPDLVVLIDYMGPNLGIGKFIQRQLPQVPVVYYIAPQEWVWSLFPQNTATIVEMTNKVLAVFPEEARYFEEKGASVHWVGHPLVDRIQSYPSREQARAALGIKPDQTAIALLPASRHQEIKYMMPIIFSAAQQLQAKLSTCRDVPWHVWGVGGDKSTVNCRGRFSHSDKLVTDNLSTKPALIQKSKLAQSPIFWIPLSHQAYRQPIEKAIKDYGLQAKLVTENTQEVLAAADLAITKSGTVNLELALLNVPQVVFYRVSPLTYWIARTFLNFSIPFMSPPNLVVMRPIVPELLQENATPENLVREAMELLFNPQKRQQTLKSYQQMRQLLGEVGVCDRAALAILQLVHPVGS; this comes from the coding sequence ATGACCAAAAAAACAATTTTTATTAGTACGGGTGAAGTCTCCGGTGATTTACAGGGTGCAATGCTCATTGATGCCCTTAAAAAACAAGCCACAAAACAAGGAATCGAGTTAACGATTGTGGCATTAGGGGGCGAAAAAATGGCGCGGGCGGGTGCTACATTATTAGGAAATACAACTGATATTGGCTCAGTTGGACTATTAGAATCTCTGCCCTTTGTTCTACCCACATTAACCATTCAGCGTCGCGCAAAACAATACCTTCAGAATAATCCTCCAGATTTGGTAGTCCTGATTGACTATATGGGACCCAATCTCGGTATTGGCAAGTTTATTCAGCGTCAGCTTCCCCAAGTTCCTGTGGTGTATTACATCGCCCCCCAAGAATGGGTTTGGTCACTATTTCCCCAGAATACAGCCACAATTGTGGAAATGACGAACAAAGTTTTAGCAGTATTTCCCGAAGAAGCCCGTTACTTTGAAGAAAAAGGGGCATCGGTTCATTGGGTTGGTCATCCCCTAGTCGATCGTATCCAATCCTATCCCAGTCGGGAGCAAGCGAGGGCGGCGCTAGGGATTAAACCTGATCAAACCGCGATCGCACTTTTACCCGCCTCCAGACATCAAGAAATCAAATACATGATGCCGATTATCTTTTCCGCCGCCCAGCAACTTCAAGCGAAGTTATCGACTTGTAGAGACGTGCCATGGCACGTCTGGGGAGTAGGGGGAGATAAGTCAACAGTCAATTGTAGGGGCAGGTTTAGCCACTCAGATAAGCTTGTCACTGATAACTTATCAACAAAACCCGCCCTTATTCAAAAGTCAAAACTTGCCCAATCCCCAATTTTCTGGATTCCTCTATCTCATCAAGCCTATCGCCAACCGATTGAAAAAGCCATAAAAGACTATGGACTTCAGGCGAAATTAGTGACAGAAAATACTCAGGAGGTACTGGCTGCTGCTGATTTAGCAATCACTAAATCTGGTACAGTGAATTTGGAATTAGCGCTGCTAAATGTTCCCCAGGTTGTATTTTACCGCGTCAGCCCGTTGACCTACTGGATTGCCCGTACTTTCCTCAACTTTTCCATTCCCTTCATGTCACCCCCAAATTTAGTCGTGATGCGTCCCATCGTCCCTGAATTACTCCAAGAAAATGCGACGCCAGAAAATTTAGTTCGAGAAGCAATGGAACTGTTATTTAATCCCCAGAAACGTCAACAAACCCTGAAAAGTTATCAACAAATGCGTCAATTATTAGGGGAAGTCGGCGTATGCGATCGCGCGGCGTTAGCGATTCTCCAGCTAGTTCACCCCGTAGGTTCGTAG
- a CDS encoding nSTAND1 domain-containing NTPase, with the protein MITDPQFFVGRREELDFITSRLVNTQPTSINVVGERRIGKSSLLYHFFQTYEQRVQGAGKNPGNYVVVYLSLQAAQCRQETSFYQAVAQALINRPVVQGNPALATPLQAGTLDRNGFSTAIEEWQAQNVLPVLCLDKFEELLGKPDQFTDEFYDNLRSLMDRNALMLVIASYRNLDVYKRKYRFLSSFFNLGQVLPVAGITEIEATDLIRLPENKIPGATAALSSERQQLGLAWGGRHPLLLQLAGLWLWEAQKQNRPDEWARQKFELEAQRVPHSGVTMRRLSRPMRLLLWLPMKLGRMARFVGDKLDDTSNLIAGTVILIVAILVTLKIVPFEELLQRIKDALGG; encoded by the coding sequence ATGATTACTGACCCCCAATTCTTTGTCGGGCGGCGAGAAGAATTGGATTTTATTACCTCGCGTCTGGTTAATACTCAACCCACGAGTATTAATGTAGTGGGAGAACGTCGGATTGGTAAATCATCGTTACTCTATCACTTTTTTCAGACCTACGAACAACGAGTGCAGGGTGCTGGTAAAAATCCAGGTAATTATGTAGTCGTTTACTTATCATTGCAAGCCGCGCAATGTCGGCAAGAAACCAGTTTTTATCAGGCAGTTGCCCAAGCGTTAATCAATCGTCCTGTGGTACAAGGAAATCCGGCGTTAGCGACACCGTTACAAGCGGGGACGCTAGATCGAAATGGGTTTTCAACAGCAATTGAAGAGTGGCAAGCACAGAATGTTTTACCTGTGTTGTGTTTGGATAAATTTGAGGAACTGTTAGGGAAACCGGATCAGTTTACAGATGAATTTTATGATAACTTGCGATCGCTCATGGATCGCAATGCCTTAATGTTGGTAATTGCTTCCTATCGAAATTTGGATGTGTATAAGCGCAAGTATCGATTCCTATCCTCGTTTTTTAATCTGGGTCAGGTTTTGCCTGTGGCAGGAATTACGGAAATAGAAGCAACGGATTTGATCCGCTTACCGGAAAATAAAATACCTGGGGCGACGGCGGCGTTGAGTTCAGAACGGCAGCAATTAGGATTAGCTTGGGGTGGACGACATCCTTTATTATTGCAATTGGCAGGATTGTGGTTATGGGAGGCGCAAAAACAGAATCGTCCGGATGAATGGGCGAGGCAGAAGTTTGAATTGGAAGCCCAACGGGTTCCTCATTCAGGGGTGACAATGCGGCGGTTAAGTCGTCCGATGCGTTTGTTATTGTGGTTGCCGATGAAATTGGGACGAATGGCGCGATTTGTGGGGGATAAGTTGGATGATACGAGTAATTTGATTGCGGGAACGGTTATTTTAATTGTGGCGATTTTGGTGACATTAAAAATAGTACCATTTGAGGAATTATTGCAGCGAATTAAAGATGCGTTGGGGGGATAG